In Hermetia illucens chromosome 5, iHerIll2.2.curated.20191125, whole genome shotgun sequence, a single window of DNA contains:
- the LOC119658344 gene encoding segmentation protein Runt translates to MHLPAPLPQQSTVTDQCQTELATMPTTMTDMLANLHEMLQEYHGELVQTGSPSILCSALPNHWRSNKSLPGAFKVIALDDVQDGTLVTIKAGNDENYCGELRNYTAVMKNQVAKFNDLRFVGRSGRGKSFSITITIASYPSQVTTYTKAIKVTVDGPREPRSKQTYGYGHPGSFNPFMLGTNWLDAAYMSYAWPDYFRHQSIHHPALSKGSPTMPNGAPPNVPPQLNSVPGAEFLPIATAAGSPPSLPPGMTNPPLITSPPGYLPQFQFAAAHPDLLPKNPFLPYNLTSLRMRHNLQNINNNHTTLRNGNNDHMNPGHLSPASSRPSSSSPPSTHSISAKMNTSLDAGSPQGHTSDDSDDEQIDVVKSAFIPILRPKVDSSAKHSPNAAALPEDTTIEKIMEHTPPRQRCELKATSAMKTIHHDSSRSRSRSPMDTKLKTAATNKTVWRPY, encoded by the exons ATGCATTTACCGGCCCCACTACCGCAACAATCAACCGTAACCGATCAATGCCAAACGGAACTCGCCACTATGCCCACCACAATGACCGATATGCTGGCCAATCTCCATGAAATGCTCCAGGAATATCATGGGGAATTGGTCCAAACAGGATCACCATCCATTCTCTGCTCGGCACTACCCAACCATTGGCGCAGTAATAAAAGTCTTCCGGGCGCGTTTAAAGTGATCGCCTTGGATGACGTTCAAGATGGCACATTAGTGACGATAAAAGCAGGTAATGACGAGAATTATTGCGGGGAATTAAGGAATTACACGGCTGTTATGAAAAATCAAGTGGCGAAATTTAATGATCTACGATTCGTTGGACGTAGTGGTCGCGGCAAATCGTTCTCGATAACGATAACTATTGCATCGTACCCTTCGCAGGTTACCACGTATACGAAGGCGATAAAAGTTACTGTGGATGGACCGCGTGAACCACGATCCAAACAAA CTTATGGATACGGACATCCCGGCTCATTCAACCCGTTCATGCTCGGCACAAATTGGTTAGATGCCGCCTACATGTCCTACGCTTGGCCGGATTACTTTCGGCATCAATCCATTCATCATCCGGCTTTATCAAAAG GATCTCCAACTATGCCAAATGGTGCTCCTCCAAATGTTCCACCGCAATTAAACTCCGTGCCTGGTgccgaatttcttccaattgcgACTGCCGCCGGTTCGCCACCTTCACTACCTCCAGGCATGACAAACCCTCCGCTCATTACAAGCCCACCTGGATacctaccacagttccaatttgCCGCCGCGCATCCCGATCTTTTACCGAAAAACCCATTCCTGCCCTACAATTTAACGAGTCTACGAATGCGCCACAACCTGCAGAATATTAACAACAACCACACAACGCTTCGAAATGGTAACAACGATCATATGAACCCTGGTCACCTGTCACCAGCTTCATCAAGGCCTTCATCGTCAAGTCCACCATCGACCCACAGCATATCAGCGAAAATGAATACGTCTCTGGATGCGGGATCACCGCAAGGTCACACCTCAGATGATTCGGATGATGAACAAATAGATGTTGTGAAGTCCGCATTCATTCCAATCCTTCGACCGAAAGTGGATAGTTCTGCGAAACACTCTCCCAACGCGGCTGCATTACCTGAAGATACAACTATCGAGAAAATTATGGAACACACTCCGCCTAGACAACGTTGTGAATTGAAAGCGACATCTGCGATGAAAACCATCCACCACGATTCATCTCGATCAAGGAGTAGATCTCCTATGGATACCAAGTTAAAGACGGCTGCAACAAACAAAACTGTGTGGCGACCCTACTGA